A genomic window from Streptomyces sp. 846.5 includes:
- a CDS encoding MFS transporter, with product MPELSVDTPFDGSGAQGAAGLGEPTVRVRPAWTAALSLSTLAVFMAFMTPIQILLPLQLEHIDSAHKSTALAWVTGAGALVAVVANPLAGALSDRTVSRWGRRRPWIVGGALAGAAGLAVTAAQHTVLGVALGWCVAQAGLNGMLAGVTTPVADTVPVEQRAEVSGWTGIMQSFGLVFGALLTTLLFTGVWSGYGSLALLTVLLALPFALRFPEPVLPRALRPALDLRRILAGLWISPSAHPDFAWAWLTRFLINLGNALATLYLLFFLTDSVHYGDPGTGVLILTVIYTLFAALTAVPVGRISDRLGRRKPFVVLSCSVMAAAAVLLAFVHTWTVAMVAAAVLGAGFGIYLAVDQALVTQVLPAALDRAKDLGVINVANSGPQVLAPALAAPIVAWLGGYTGLYLATAAVTVLGGVLVRNVRSVD from the coding sequence ATGCCCGAGCTCAGTGTGGACACGCCGTTCGACGGTTCCGGCGCCCAGGGAGCGGCGGGCCTGGGTGAACCCACCGTCCGGGTCAGGCCCGCCTGGACCGCTGCGCTGAGCCTGTCCACCCTGGCGGTGTTCATGGCCTTTATGACGCCGATCCAGATCCTGCTGCCGCTCCAGCTCGAACACATCGATTCGGCCCACAAGTCGACGGCACTGGCCTGGGTCACCGGGGCCGGGGCGCTGGTCGCCGTCGTCGCCAACCCGCTCGCCGGCGCCCTGTCGGACCGCACCGTGAGCCGCTGGGGGCGCCGCCGCCCCTGGATCGTCGGCGGCGCCCTCGCCGGCGCGGCCGGGCTCGCCGTCACCGCCGCCCAGCACACGGTGCTCGGCGTCGCGCTCGGCTGGTGCGTCGCCCAGGCGGGGCTGAACGGCATGCTGGCCGGCGTCACCACCCCGGTCGCCGACACCGTCCCGGTCGAACAGCGGGCCGAGGTCTCCGGCTGGACCGGGATCATGCAGTCCTTCGGGCTGGTCTTCGGGGCCCTGCTGACCACCCTGCTGTTCACCGGCGTCTGGTCCGGCTACGGCAGCCTGGCCCTGCTCACGGTCCTGCTCGCGCTGCCCTTCGCGCTGCGCTTCCCCGAGCCGGTGCTGCCGCGGGCACTGCGGCCCGCGCTGGACCTGCGCCGCATCCTGGCCGGCCTGTGGATCAGCCCCAGCGCCCACCCCGACTTCGCCTGGGCCTGGCTGACCCGCTTCCTGATCAACCTCGGCAACGCACTGGCGACGCTCTACCTGCTCTTCTTCCTGACCGACTCGGTCCATTACGGCGACCCCGGCACCGGCGTGCTGATCCTCACCGTGATCTACACCCTGTTCGCCGCCCTGACCGCGGTCCCGGTCGGCCGGATCTCGGACCGGCTCGGACGGCGCAAGCCGTTCGTCGTGCTCAGCTGCTCGGTGATGGCGGCGGCAGCGGTCCTGCTCGCCTTCGTTCACACCTGGACGGTGGCGATGGTCGCCGCCGCGGTCCTGGGCGCAGGTTTCGGAATCTATCTGGCGGTGGACCAGGCGCTGGTGACCCAGGTGCTGCCGGCCGCCCTGGACCGGGCCAAGGACCTCGGCGTGATCAATGTCGCGAACTCGGGGCCGCAGGTGCTCGCGCCCGCCCTGGCCGCGCCGATCGTCGCCTGGCTCGGCGGCTACACCGGGCTCTACCTCGCCACCGCGGCGGTCACCGTGCTGGGCGGAGTGCTGGTCCGCAACGTCCGTTCGGTCGACTGA
- a CDS encoding GH1 family beta-glucosidase, protein MPQLPAPFIWGASTAAYQIEGAAHEDGKGESIWDVFSRRPDAIRDGHTGDTACDHYHRFPEDVALLKGLGLDAYRFSISWPRILPTGSGAVNKAGLDFYDRLVDELLAAGITPTPTLFHWDLPQALEQENGWLNRDTAHRFAEYAAVTADRLADRVKRWITLNEPFVHMAYGYAFGLHAPGRALMLDALPVAHHQLLAHGLAVAELRGRGAEEVLIANNCTPVRVVGDTAEDRRAAEAYDTLHNRLFNDPLLLGRYPDLSAYGVTDPGWGGLVRDGDLAVISAPLDGLGLNYYNPTWVKAPETPDAVLPFDLPEPEEPYLRTAFGWPVVPDGLTELLVGTRDRYRDALPPLWITENGCSQPDALLDGAVDDRARIDFLRDHIDAVAAAVAQGVDVRGYFTWSLLDNFEWAEGYHQRFGLVHVDFETQARTPKASYAWYRDRIAEHRRR, encoded by the coding sequence ATGCCGCAGCTTCCCGCCCCGTTCATCTGGGGCGCCTCCACCGCCGCCTACCAGATCGAGGGCGCCGCCCACGAGGACGGCAAGGGCGAATCCATCTGGGACGTCTTCTCCCGGCGTCCGGACGCGATCCGGGACGGCCATACCGGCGACACCGCCTGCGACCACTACCACCGCTTCCCCGAGGACGTGGCGTTGCTGAAGGGCCTCGGCCTGGACGCCTACCGCTTCTCGATCTCCTGGCCGCGCATCCTGCCCACCGGCTCCGGCGCCGTCAACAAGGCCGGTCTGGACTTCTACGACCGGCTGGTGGACGAACTGCTCGCGGCCGGGATCACGCCCACCCCCACCCTGTTCCACTGGGACCTTCCGCAGGCGCTGGAGCAGGAGAACGGCTGGCTGAACCGCGACACCGCCCACCGCTTCGCCGAGTACGCGGCGGTCACCGCCGACCGCCTCGCCGACCGGGTCAAGCGCTGGATCACCCTCAACGAGCCGTTCGTGCACATGGCGTACGGCTACGCCTTCGGCCTCCACGCCCCCGGCCGTGCGCTGATGCTCGACGCGCTCCCGGTGGCGCACCACCAGCTGCTGGCCCACGGCCTGGCCGTCGCCGAGCTGCGTGGGCGCGGGGCCGAGGAGGTACTGATCGCCAACAACTGCACGCCCGTCCGGGTGGTCGGCGACACCGCCGAGGACCGCAGGGCCGCCGAGGCCTACGACACCCTGCACAACCGGCTGTTCAACGACCCGCTGCTGCTCGGCCGCTACCCGGACCTCTCCGCCTACGGGGTGACCGACCCGGGTTGGGGCGGCCTGGTCCGGGACGGCGACCTGGCGGTCATCTCCGCACCGCTGGACGGCCTCGGCCTCAACTACTACAACCCGACTTGGGTCAAGGCGCCCGAGACCCCGGACGCGGTGCTGCCCTTCGATCTGCCGGAGCCCGAGGAGCCCTACCTCCGTACCGCGTTCGGCTGGCCGGTGGTGCCGGACGGGCTCACCGAGCTGCTGGTCGGCACCAGGGACCGCTACCGGGACGCGCTGCCGCCGCTGTGGATCACCGAGAACGGCTGCTCCCAGCCGGACGCGTTGCTGGACGGAGCCGTCGACGACCGGGCCAGGATCGACTTCCTGCGCGACCACATCGACGCCGTGGCGGCGGCCGTCGCCCAAGGGGTCGACGTCCGCGGGTACTTCACCTGGTCGCTGCTGGACAACTTCGAATGGGCCGAGGGCTACCACCAGCGCTTCGGCCTGGTCCATGTGGACTTCGAGACGCAGGCCCGGACGCCCAAGGCCTCGTACGCCTGGTACCGCGACCGGATCGCCGAACACCGTCGGCGCTGA
- a CDS encoding TetR/AcrR family transcriptional regulator: MQTAVRRRPVQRRSLERFERILDSCAELLDEVGYTGLTTKEVARRAQVPIGTLYQFFPGVEGLLGALAERNLEHFTDRLARRVEAEKPDRMGALVDLAVEEYVAMHRAVPGFGVVDFGAIGITEDEQNLHLLDDVLDNNSAVAERLWTFAADLLGPDGDRPDPRLSLRIALECADAILRLAFRTDPEGDPAMIAECKRLLRGYLS, translated from the coding sequence ATGCAGACCGCAGTACGCCGCCGTCCCGTCCAGCGCCGCAGTCTGGAGCGCTTCGAGCGGATCCTGGACTCCTGCGCCGAACTCCTGGACGAGGTCGGCTACACCGGCCTCACCACCAAGGAGGTGGCCCGCCGCGCGCAGGTGCCGATCGGCACCCTGTACCAGTTCTTCCCCGGCGTCGAGGGCCTGCTCGGCGCGCTCGCGGAACGCAACCTGGAGCACTTCACCGACCGGCTCGCCCGCCGCGTCGAGGCCGAAAAGCCCGACCGCATGGGCGCGCTGGTCGACCTGGCGGTCGAGGAGTACGTCGCCATGCACCGCGCCGTCCCCGGCTTCGGCGTGGTGGACTTCGGCGCGATCGGCATCACCGAGGACGAGCAGAACCTGCACCTGCTGGACGACGTGCTGGACAACAACTCGGCCGTGGCCGAACGCCTCTGGACCTTCGCCGCCGACCTGCTGGGCCCCGACGGCGACCGGCCCGACCCGCGGCTCTCCCTGCGGATCGCCCTGGAGTGCGCGGACGCCATCCTGCGGCTGGCCTTCCGCACCGACCCGGAGGGCGACCCCGCCATGATCGCGGAGTGCAAGCGACTGCTCCGCGGCTACCTCTCCTGA
- a CDS encoding glycoside hydrolase family 18 protein has translation MRLSVSGHKATGLLTVLALATGTVLAAGPSASAHPASPALVGQRVGFFTQWSIYSGFSAKKVDTSGQAAKLTTLNYAFGNVGSDGTCFEANQAGQGDAWADYQRPVGADEAVNGVADTAAQPLKGNFNQLRELKAKYPQLHPMITLGGWTWSKYFSSAAATPESRAKLVSSCIDQFIKGDLPVLDGVNGGQGAAANIFDGIDIDWEYPGGGGADGNQVSPQDGHNFTLLLQEFRSQLDALGQQTGKHYLLTADTSAGRPKAAQLELSTAAKSVNWFNLMTYDFHGSWEATGPTNDAANLHQAPNDPAKAADLNYSIDGVLWDYLSHGVPAKKIVLGTPFYGYGWSGVGPTNNGLYQTATGTLGSIPYNTLVNTAGTLHYNWLTGASTKYDAASQSFYTYDTPQVLETKAAYSRWLGLGGVMAWSLDNDTATGDLVSALNKGLNTGF, from the coding sequence ATGCGTCTGTCCGTATCCGGCCACAAGGCCACCGGGCTGCTCACCGTTCTCGCGCTCGCCACCGGCACCGTTCTCGCCGCCGGCCCCAGCGCCTCCGCCCATCCCGCGTCACCGGCCCTGGTGGGCCAGCGGGTCGGCTTCTTCACCCAGTGGTCCATCTACAGCGGCTTCTCGGCCAAGAAGGTCGACACCAGCGGCCAGGCCGCGAAGCTCACCACACTCAACTACGCCTTCGGCAACGTCGGTTCCGACGGCACCTGCTTCGAGGCCAACCAGGCCGGACAGGGCGACGCCTGGGCCGACTACCAGCGTCCGGTCGGCGCCGACGAGGCGGTCAACGGCGTCGCCGACACCGCCGCCCAGCCGCTGAAGGGTAATTTCAACCAGCTCCGCGAGCTCAAGGCCAAGTACCCGCAGCTGCACCCGATGATCACCCTGGGCGGCTGGACCTGGTCGAAGTACTTCTCCAGCGCGGCGGCCACCCCGGAGTCCCGCGCCAAGCTGGTCTCCTCCTGCATCGACCAGTTCATCAAGGGCGACCTGCCGGTGCTGGACGGCGTCAACGGCGGCCAGGGCGCGGCGGCGAACATCTTCGACGGCATCGACATCGACTGGGAGTACCCGGGCGGTGGCGGCGCCGACGGCAACCAGGTCAGCCCGCAGGACGGCCACAACTTCACCCTGCTGCTCCAGGAGTTCCGCAGTCAGCTGGACGCGCTGGGCCAGCAGACCGGCAAGCACTACCTGCTCACCGCAGACACCTCGGCCGGCCGCCCCAAGGCCGCCCAGCTCGAACTGTCCACCGCCGCCAAGTCGGTGAACTGGTTCAACCTGATGACCTACGACTTCCACGGCAGCTGGGAGGCGACCGGGCCGACCAACGACGCGGCCAACCTGCACCAGGCCCCCAACGACCCGGCCAAGGCCGCCGATCTCAACTACAGCATCGACGGCGTTCTCTGGGACTACCTCAGCCACGGCGTCCCGGCGAAGAAGATCGTGCTCGGCACGCCCTTCTACGGCTACGGCTGGAGCGGTGTCGGCCCCACGAACAACGGCCTGTACCAGACCGCCACCGGCACCCTCGGCAGCATCCCGTACAACACCCTGGTCAACACCGCCGGCACGCTGCACTACAACTGGCTCACCGGCGCCAGCACCAAGTACGACGCGGCCAGCCAGTCCTTCTACACCTATGACACGCCCCAGGTGCTGGAGACCAAGGCCGCCTACTCCCGTTGGCTCGGCCTCGGCGGCGTGATGGCCTGGTCGCTCGACAACGACACCGCCACCGGTGACCTGGTGTCGGCCCTCAACAAGGGTCTGAACACCGGTTTCTGA
- the acnA gene encoding aconitate hydratase AcnA, with the protein MSANSFDARSSLQVGDESYEIFKLDKVEGAERLPYSLKVLLENLLRTEDGANITADHIRALGNWDATAQPSQEIQFTPARVIMQDFTGVPCVVDLATMREAVKELGGDPAKINPLAPAELVIDHSVIADKFGTKDSFAQNVEIEYGRNRERYQFLRWGQTAFDEFKVVPPGTGIVHQVNIEHLARTVMVRNGQAYPDTCVGTDSHTTMVNGLGVLGWGVGGIEAEAAMLGQPVSMLIPRVVGFKLNGALPAGATATDLVLTITEMLRKHGVVGKFVEFYGEGVGSIPLANRATIGNMSPEFGSTCAIFPIDAETIAYLRLTGRSDQQLALVEAYAKTQGLWHDPSVEPVYSEYIELDLATVVPSIAGPKRPQDRVILAEAAEKFRSAVRDYITLDDEAGKESFPASDVPAGGNGIHKPTLVTAPDGTTYEIDNGAVVIASITSCTNTSNPSVMLGAALLAKKAVEKGLHAKPWVKTTLAPGSKVVMDYYEKAGLLPYMEKLGFNLVGYGCVTCIGNSGPLPDEVSKAVNEHDLAAVSVLSGNRNFEGRINPDVKMNYLASPPLVVAYAIAGNMNVDITRDALGTDADGKPVYLADIWPTEKEIAEVVASSIDQAMFTKDYADVFAGDQRWQSLPIPTGNTFEWDSESTYVRKPPYFDGMAHEPSPVTDIAGARVLAKLGDSVTTDHISPAGNIKPGTPAAQYLTEHGVEKRDFNSYGSRRGNHEVMIRGTFANIRLRNQIAPGTEGGYTRDFTQADAPVSFIYDAAQNYQAAGVPLVILAGKEYGSGSSRDWAAKGTALLGVKAVVAESYERIHRSNLIGMGVLPLQFPEGASADSLGLTGEETFSITGVTALNDGGIPETVKVKAGDIEFDAKVRIDTPGEADYYRNGGILQYVLRSLIAK; encoded by the coding sequence GTGTCCGCCAACAGCTTCGACGCCCGCAGCTCGCTGCAGGTGGGCGACGAGTCGTACGAGATCTTCAAGCTGGACAAGGTAGAAGGCGCCGAGCGCCTCCCCTACAGCCTGAAGGTGCTCCTGGAGAACCTGCTCCGCACGGAGGACGGCGCGAACATCACCGCCGACCACATCCGTGCGCTGGGCAACTGGGACGCCACCGCGCAGCCCAGCCAGGAGATCCAGTTCACGCCCGCCCGCGTGATCATGCAGGACTTCACCGGCGTCCCCTGTGTCGTCGACCTGGCGACCATGCGTGAGGCCGTCAAGGAGCTCGGCGGCGACCCGGCGAAGATCAACCCGCTGGCCCCGGCCGAGCTGGTCATCGACCACTCCGTCATCGCCGACAAGTTCGGCACCAAGGACTCCTTCGCGCAGAACGTCGAGATCGAGTACGGCCGCAACCGTGAGCGCTACCAGTTCCTGCGCTGGGGCCAGACCGCGTTCGACGAGTTCAAGGTCGTCCCCCCGGGCACCGGCATCGTGCACCAGGTCAACATCGAGCACCTGGCCCGCACGGTCATGGTCCGCAACGGCCAGGCCTACCCCGACACCTGCGTCGGCACCGACTCGCACACCACCATGGTCAACGGCCTGGGCGTGCTGGGCTGGGGCGTCGGCGGCATCGAGGCCGAGGCCGCGATGCTGGGCCAGCCGGTCTCCATGCTGATCCCGCGCGTGGTCGGCTTCAAGCTCAACGGCGCGCTCCCGGCCGGCGCCACCGCCACCGACCTGGTGCTCACCATCACCGAGATGCTGCGCAAGCACGGCGTGGTCGGCAAGTTCGTCGAGTTCTACGGCGAGGGCGTCGGCTCCATCCCGCTCGCCAACCGGGCCACCATCGGCAACATGTCGCCGGAGTTCGGCTCCACCTGCGCGATCTTCCCGATCGACGCCGAGACCATCGCCTACCTCAGGCTCACCGGCCGCAGCGACCAGCAGCTCGCCCTGGTCGAGGCCTACGCCAAGACCCAGGGCCTGTGGCACGACCCGTCGGTCGAGCCGGTCTACTCCGAGTACATCGAGCTTGACCTGGCCACCGTGGTGCCGTCCATCGCCGGCCCGAAGCGCCCGCAGGACCGGGTGATCCTCGCCGAGGCGGCCGAGAAGTTCCGCAGCGCCGTCCGCGACTACATCACCCTGGACGACGAGGCCGGCAAGGAGTCCTTTCCGGCCTCCGACGTCCCGGCCGGCGGCAACGGCATCCACAAGCCGACCCTGGTCACCGCCCCCGACGGCACGACCTACGAGATCGACAACGGCGCGGTCGTGATCGCCTCGATCACCTCCTGCACCAACACCTCCAACCCCTCGGTGATGCTGGGCGCGGCCCTGCTCGCCAAGAAGGCCGTGGAGAAGGGCCTACACGCCAAGCCCTGGGTCAAGACCACCCTGGCCCCCGGGTCCAAGGTCGTCATGGACTACTACGAGAAGGCCGGCCTGCTCCCCTACATGGAGAAGCTGGGCTTCAACCTGGTCGGCTACGGCTGCGTCACCTGCATCGGCAACTCGGGCCCGCTGCCCGACGAGGTCTCCAAGGCCGTCAACGAGCACGACCTCGCGGCCGTCTCGGTGCTCTCCGGCAACCGCAACTTCGAGGGCCGGATCAACCCCGACGTCAAGATGAACTACCTGGCCTCGCCGCCGCTGGTGGTCGCCTACGCCATCGCCGGCAACATGAACGTCGACATCACCCGGGACGCGCTGGGCACCGACGCCGACGGCAAGCCGGTCTACCTCGCCGACATCTGGCCGACGGAGAAGGAGATCGCCGAGGTCGTGGCCTCCTCGATCGACCAGGCCATGTTCACCAAGGACTACGCGGACGTCTTCGCGGGCGACCAGCGCTGGCAGTCGCTGCCCATCCCGACCGGCAACACCTTCGAGTGGGACAGCGAGTCCACCTACGTCCGGAAGCCCCCGTACTTCGACGGCATGGCGCACGAGCCGAGCCCGGTCACCGACATCGCCGGCGCCCGGGTGCTGGCCAAGCTGGGGGACTCGGTCACCACCGACCACATCTCCCCGGCCGGCAATATCAAGCCGGGCACCCCGGCCGCGCAGTACCTCACCGAACACGGCGTGGAGAAGCGCGACTTCAACTCCTACGGCTCGCGCCGCGGCAACCACGAGGTGATGATCCGCGGCACCTTCGCCAACATCCGGCTGCGCAACCAGATCGCGCCCGGCACCGAGGGCGGCTACACCCGCGACTTCACCCAGGCGGACGCGCCGGTGTCGTTCATCTACGACGCCGCGCAGAACTACCAGGCCGCCGGTGTCCCGCTGGTGATCCTGGCCGGCAAGGAGTACGGCTCGGGCTCGTCCCGCGACTGGGCCGCCAAGGGCACGGCGCTGCTGGGCGTCAAGGCCGTGGTCGCCGAGTCCTACGAGCGCATCCACCGCTCCAACCTGATCGGTATGGGCGTGCTGCCGCTGCAGTTCCCCGAGGGCGCCAGCGCCGACAGCCTGGGCCTCACCGGCGAGGAGACCTTCTCCATCACCGGTGTGACCGCGCTGAACGACGGCGGCATCCCGGAGACGGTGAAGGTCAAGGCGGGCGACATCGAGTTCGACGCCAAGGTCCGCATCGACACCCCCGGTGAGGCCGACTACTACCGCAACGGCGGCATCCTGCAGTACGTGCTGCGGTCGCTGATCGCCAAGTAA